The proteins below come from a single Rosa rugosa chromosome 2, drRosRugo1.1, whole genome shotgun sequence genomic window:
- the LOC133728781 gene encoding uncharacterized protein LOC133728781 codes for MAVRHGRNKQYIVLGEKRSEDELSVSQSSQENFSNMRRKRQKQRAGDSTMVEHSISSTVVGVTAAVPDTAAMPSCPRARKMRVDSQKTVIHLICILIINYEYVINNEKRNRYIPFSSLIFLCTCLNVKRNSGVPKIGSLGKFWNFVIEILSGYLEPLFSVNLGAINFGILSNWSVMSV; via the exons ATGGCGGTTCGACATGGAAGAAataaacaatatattgttttgggTGAAAAGAGAAGTGAAGATGAACTCAGCGTTTCACAAAGTAGTCAAGAGAATTTCTCGAATATGAGGAGGAAAAGACAAAAGCAAAGAGCTGGTGATTCCACTATGGTTGAGCATTCAATTTCATCTACTGTTGTTGGTGTTACAGCCGCTGTACCTGATACTGCTG CTATGCCATCATGTCCAAGGGCGAGAAAAATGCGTGTCGATTCTCAAAAAACTGTAATACATCTTATTTGTATACTTATAATCAATTATGAATACGTAATTAATAATGAGAAAAGGAACAGGTACATACCCttttcttcattgattttcctttGTACATGTTTGAATGTGAAAAGGAATTCAGGTGTGCCAAAAATTGGATCTTTGGGAAAGTTTTGGAATTTTGTTATTGAAATTCTGAGTGGGTATTTGGAACCTCTGTTTTCTGTCAATTTGGGTGCAATCAATTTTGGCATATTGTCTAATTGGTCAGTGATGAGTGTTTGA
- the LOC133731134 gene encoding protein FAR1-RELATED SEQUENCE 5-like, whose protein sequence is MDSNSSHWMQHTSSTMIMHLRLDLVLGKSKETKRKEIVYWKQYVCSKEGETDETWRKTNEIEERDRGKTRTWCNAKLTVCNDGSNYVVKTFNEEHNHPPTTPSKVHLLRSQRTVSTAKKNLIQDLRRVDIPIYQQFELFQTQAGGHANVCCTERDLRNVVRDEREEVKGHDVDILYEHFKAEQEKDPDFFFEFYTDEENRLLRCFWIDSIGKKSYTYFGDVVVFDTTYNTNRYKMIFAPIVAMPKSAPNVIITDQDQAISKAIAHVLPNTIHRYCVWHILKKFPEKTNVAFMQDYYELFKTCIWDSECPEEFEKRWFEALEKSEQTNNEWLEKMYELRGRWIPAYVNKYFSAGMSSS, encoded by the exons ATGGACAGCAATTCGAGTCATTGGATGCAACATACAAGTTCTACAATGATTATGCATTTAAGGCTGGATTTAGTGTTAGGAAAAAGTAAGGAGACGAAGAGGAAGGAAATAGTATATTGGAAACAATATGTTTGTTCTAAAGAAGGGGAAACTGATGAGACATGGAGAAAAACAAATGAAATTGAGGAAAGAGATCGAGGGAAGACTCGAACATGGTGCAATGCAAAATTAACCGTATGTAATGATGGAAGTAATTATGTGGTCAAGACTTTCAATGAGGAACACAACCATCCCCCAACAACACCAAGCAAAGTTCATTTGTTAAGATCACAGCGTACTGTGTCTACTGCAAAAAAGAATCTGATACAAGACTTGAGGCGGGTGGACATTCCTATATACCAGCAATTTGAATTATTCCAGACACAAGCTGGTGGGCATGCAAATGTTTGCTGCACTGAGAGAGATTTAAGAAATGTGGTGCGAGATGAGAGAGAAGAAGTCAAGGGTCATGATGTTGACATTTTATATGAGCACTTCAAAGCTGAGCAAGAGAAGGATCCAGATTTCTTTTTTGAATTTTATACGGATGAAGAAAACAGGCTTCTCAGATGTTTCTGGATTGATTCAATTGGAAAAAAATCATATACATATTTTGGTGATGTGGTTGTATTTGATACAACATACAACACTAATCGTTATAAGATGATTTTTGCTCCAATAGTAG CAATGCCTAAAAGTGCCCCGAATGTTATTATCACCGATCAAGATCAAGCAATAAGTAAGGCAATTGCTCATGTTTTGCCAAACACAATTCACAGGTATTGTGTGTGGCATATTCTAAAGAAATTTCCGGAGAAGACTAACGTAGCTTTTATGCAAGATTACTATGAACTTTTCAAGACATGTATATGGGATTCGGAGTGTCCAGAAGAATTTGAAAAGAGATGGTTTGAAGCATTGGAAAAAAGTGAGCAAACAAATAATGAATGGTTAGAAAAGATGTATGAACTGCGTGGCAGGTGGATTCCAGCATATGTAAATAAATACTTTTCAGCAGGGATGTCAAGCAGCTAA
- the LOC133731135 gene encoding protein FAR1-RELATED SEQUENCE 9-like, with protein sequence MDFVTRFNRAVAHQRHEELVDDHKDLNETPNLKLGIPIEVQMSQLYTKKYFQYFQAQLHDSNGYIVNAVMEDDSHCVYKTERVFAQNLRMRTLVHDKVSNIVTCSCKMFEFEGMPCRHILALLRLKQIMELPKEYILRRWTRFSRIRRERCQGKDGADNSLIMRHNSMFKIASNLIDEAVISPEGTKLVQKAFEGLMERIKKLNLSVGQASINNSLIGTSEENRFLDPSQVKTKGSGKRITSWRDRKRKVRHCSKCQSTKHTKKTCTFDRSEIVENEVDKALGEQDYLLFLLEN encoded by the exons ATGGATTTTGTCACGCGTTTCAATAGGGCAGTTGCACATCAGAGACATGAAGAATTGGTTGATGACCATAAAGATTTGAATGAGACACCAAATTTGAAATTAGGGATTCCAATAGAGGTCCAAATGTCTCAATTGTATACCAAAAAATACTTTCAGTACTTTCAAGCTCAGCTTCATGATAGTAATGGTTATATCGTAAATGCCGTAATGGAAGATGACAGTCATTGTGTTTACAAGACTGAAAGGGTGTTTGCTCAAAACTTAAGGATGCGGACGCTTGTACATGATAAGGTATCAAACATAGTGACATGCAGTTGTAAAATGTTTGAATTTGAAGGTAtgccttgcaggcatattttgGCTTTGTTACGACTAAAACAAATTATGGAATTGCCAAAGGAATATATTCTGCGAAGATGGACAAGGTTTTCAAGAATTCGTAGAGAAAGGTGTCAAGGGAAAGATGGTGCAGATAATTCATTAATAATGAGACACAACAGTATGTTCAAAATTGCATCCAATTTAATTGATGAGGCGGTAATTTCACCAGAGGGGACTAAACTTGTGCAAAAGGCATTTGAAGGACTTATGGAGCGAATTAAGAAACTAAATCTTTCTGTTGGGCAAGCTTCTATCAACAATTCCTTAATAGGGACTTCTGAAGAGAATCGTTTCCTAGATCCTTCTCAAGTGAAGACTAAAGGTAGTGGAAAACGCATAACATCATGGAGAGACAGGAAAAGAAAAGTCAGACATTGTTCTAAATGTCAAAGTACTAAACATACTAAAAAGACATGCACATTTGATAG GTCAGAGATTGTGGAAAATGAGGTAGACAAAGCATTAGGTGAACAAGATTACTT GTTATTTCTTCTTGAAAACTGA
- the LOC133732576 gene encoding uncharacterized protein LOC133732576, translating into MDVGADSVDSSLVLVKQGAEARVFESTFVGRRSIVKERFSKKYRHPTLDAKLTLRRLNAEARCMRKARQLGVHIYSGALQCGHYVAYPDI; encoded by the exons ATGGATGTTGGGGCAGATTCTGTAGATAGCTCCCTTGTTCTGGTGAAGCAAGGAGCTGAAGCT AGGGTTTTTGAGTCAACCTTTGTGGGAAGGAGGTCTATTGTCAAGGAACGGTTTTCGAAGAAGTACAGGCATCCTACTTTGGATGCAAAACTTACACTCAGGCGCCTCAATGCG GAGGCGAGATGCATGAGGAAAGCAAGACAGCTTGGGGTGCATATATACTCTGGTGCTTTACAATGTGGACACTATGTTGCATACCCTGACATTTGA
- the LOC133733923 gene encoding kiwellin-like: MASSLVCLASLSLVFIFISIPLPYSTAISSCNGACKTLNDCAGQLICINQKCNDDPDVGTHICGRGGGGGSSPSPSPNNCRPFGTLVCKGKSYPKYSCSPPVTSSTKALLTLNDFSEGGDGGGPSECDEQYHPNSERVMALPTGWFDNKSRCGKLIRIQASNGKTTTARVVDECDSRNGCDKEHAGQPTCENNIVDGSASVWNALGLDQDVGKVSVTWSMA, translated from the coding sequence ATGGCAAGTTCTTTAGTATGTTTGGCATCTCTTTCCCTCGTCTTCATTTTCATCTCCATCCCTCTCCCGTACTCCACAGCTATCTCCTCCTGCAATGGCGCATGCAAAACCTTGAACGACTGTGCTGGTCAACTCATCTGTATCAACCAAAAATGCAACGATGACCCCGATGTTGGGACTCACATATGCGGCAGGGGTGGGGGAGGAGGCTCATCACCTTCTCCTAGCCCCAACAATTGCAGACCCTTTGGAACACTGGTTTGCAAGGGCAAGTCGTACCCTAAATACTCGTGCTCTCCCCCAGTAACATCATCCACCAAAGCCCTACTTACACTCAACGATTTCAGCGAAGGCGGTGATGGGGGCGGGCCATCAGAATGTGACGAACAATATCATCCAAACAGTGAGCGGGTTATGGCACTTCCCACTGGGTGGTTTGATAATAAATCGAGGTGCGGGAAGTTAATAAGAATTCAGGCAAGTAATGGGAAGACTACGACTGCGAGAGTGGTGGATGAATGTGATTCGCGAAATGGATGTGACAAAGAGCATGCAGGGCAGCCGACGTGTGAAAACAATATCGTGGATGGATCTGCATCTGTGTGGAACGCTTTGGGACTCGATCAGGATGTAGGTAAGGTGTCGGTGACTTGGTCCATGGCATGA